AATTTAACATTCGTctattttaaattttttttttctagtTTTATCAAAGAACTCATTGATTGTACCTCATCCTTACTTGTTTGAATTCTCACAAACCATAGCATATACACATACAGCATCACTTACTATGGCTGTCTCATTAGATCCACGACCTACAATATTCACATCCAGTCATCATGAGATCATAGTAGTCACATTGATTTGTCTTGCCCAATTTTTCACTCAAGCGGGAATCACATTATCATTGTCGACCATGAACATAATTCTAAAATCCTTCGATACCATCGATTCAGCAAAACAAGTTTGGTTTATGGGATCATATGCATTAACTGTGGGGACATTCATTCTCATTAGTGGGAAATTAGGTGACTTATTGggattaaaattaatttttgttattgGATGGATTTGGACCACTGTTTTTTCTGCAATCACAggattatcaaattatGTTTctgttgaatttttcattatttgtCGTGCTTTGCAAGGTATTGGATTTGCCCTCTTGATACCGTGTGGAATGGGTATCTTGGGAAACATATATCCTAATGGTGAACGGAAAAATCTTGTGTTTGGTTGTGTGGGTGCTAATGGGCCTGCAGGAGCATTCTTTGGGGCATTCATAGCGGCCTTGATTGCACaattgtggtggtggccATGGATATTTTGGCTATTAAGTATAGGTTGTGTCGTGTTGACGATAATTTCCATGATCTACATCCCACCAATAACTCATCACAAATTGGAAAGCTATAGTGAGTTCTTTAAAAGAATCGACCCTCTAGGGACATTAACTGGGATAATAggattgattttatttaattttgtatGGACTCAAGGTCCCGTGGTAGGATGGAATACGGCTTATATAATTGctttattgattattgcTGTATTACTGATTGTTgcatttttcattattgaacTATATATTGCCAAATATCCATTAGTGCCGAAATCAGTTTTCAATCTTAAAATCGGAATGGTCTTGGCATGTATCAGTTGTGGTTGGGGGTCATTTGGAATTTGGCAATATTATTACTGgaatattattttgaatctACGAAAATATACTCCCATTGCTGGTTCTTTGACTTATGTTCCATTTTTGGTCATGGGGATAATTGCAGCTATTGCCTCATCAATAATTATTTCTCATACAAAACCATCGTACATAATTTCCTTTTCGACAATTTGCTTTATGGTGGGATGTCTCATGTTATCAGTGACACCAATACAACAATCCTATTTCCGATTAACATTGGGACAAATGTTCATATTGTGTTGGGCGATGGACATGTCGTTCCCCGCTGCTTCCATTATCTTATCTGACTATTTGCCAAACCATCATCAAGGTATGGCTGGTTCATTGGTGTCTACGGTGATAAATTACTCGGTCAGTTTGTTTTTGGGTATGTCTAGTTGTGTGGAGACCGAAATTAAACTCAGTACGCACAATGTCTTGCTTAGTTATAGAAGTGGATTATACTTTGGAATAGGTGTTGCTAGTTTGGGTATCTTCTGTTCCttaatatttatatttgtcCAAAGAAATGACGGCAAAGGTACGAATGCTTTATTAGTAGATCTGGAAGAAGAGATTATTAGGGAATCAACTGAAGATGTCATGGagaaaaagtgaaaaaaaaaaggtgtGTTTACTTAATTAGGAAATAAACGCCTACCGAAATtgtatttttcttgtacCTTCGTTCGTTGTAGTAGTGATAGTAGTCGTAGTAGTGactcctttttctttctccaCGTACAAGAATTACGGGacagtgaaaaaaaaaaaacgttCGTTATTCACTACAGTTATTAGTCCTGACAGTGTATAATactatttattttcaatgaaGTTAATCACACTTTTAGGATTACTTCCATTCACATTAGCAAGAACTTTTCATATAGCAACTAATCAAAATGTTGCGTGTTTAGAAATAAAAGCTCCTACAGCTATTTCATTGACTAAAACAATTGGTACAGCTAGTGGAGAAAATCCACCAGTATTGATATTTAATTATGACGAGAAACTTCTTTTACCAATTCCTAATTTCGACTATTTGGTGACTGATGGTAAAATTGACGATTATTTCAATGAAGAAGGATTCACGTTTGCCAAAGGATTCATTGGATCTTCCtataatgatattttgattgataaattgacGTACGATGTTACAACTCCAGGTACTTATTGTATATATTCTCCTTTAATTGATGGCTACGAATATCGCgttgatgttgaagaaTCATCAATCCAGTTTGataatgttgttttttgtgttgttaatattattgttaatttattctataaccaatttttcagtCGTCAAAATAAAGTGCTATTCAAACTAATTggtaaatttgaattaataaaaGTGGGCATATTTGCTGTTTCTTTATTGCTTTCATTGAGattcaatataataaattacaCCGAGGATATTGTGTCTGCTGTCGATGATGTATTTACTATGGTATTTTTGATGGGGTATGGAACACTTTATTCCAGTTATAAAGACCAAgatattggaaaaattgttattgttacaTTATTCACCGTTACACCAGCCATCGCCTCCCGTTTTTTTGACCTAAAACTGGATGTTACGAATTTGGTAATCAATAACGAATACTATAACGTTGTTGATGGTGTTCTAGGGTCAGGAAAATTTGATGGATTGAGTGTAGTACAAAGAATAGTAAGAGACGTCAAAGCTCACAGGTTTAGTGCTGCAGTGGCTGCATTATTTGGAGTCAGTAAACTTGTTAAATTTACCATGTACATAACTACAATCAGACAAAcattgaacaaattgacTCCTGGTGGAACAAAATCTGGATACATTTATACAGTTGTATTGTGGTTATTTGTTTATCCATTTGCTAGCTTTGCCTTTTATCCTGATTTGGTATATAATTACTACTTGGTTACTGACTATGGTCTGGTcctaaaacaatttttactCGAGAGTGTTAGAGACAAATATATAGTCCTAATGGCAGATGAATGTCATTGGGTTCTtatctttttgatttggtttgTTGGCAATAATGGATTGACAGTAGAGCCCACTAGTCTGAAGAAAGATGAGTAAAATCAGTAATAACTTAATGTTTGTATTATTAGATATATGAGCGTGTCGATTGTTGTACCACTTTTGTAACAAgggaaaacaaaaaggagccaaaaaaaaaaaaaaatgaaaacaccAAAATGCacataaacaaataaaagtAAACAAATACTAAATCCACGCTTTCTCTTTCAATCATTGACTTCTTGTTATACGATAGACAACAAGTACCCTCTTTACTTGAATCTAaaagaacaacaattacTTTCCtgtataaataaattggttgctgttattatttgtttttaagAATATTTGTTCATAATTTGTTTCATACTTGTTTCAACAAATGACAACACCATCATACACCAAGAACTTGAATATGAACACGAAATCTTCAAAAGAGCAAACAAGATCGAAACGACCACTTTCTGAAATATCACCCAATTTAAGACGAGATCCATTGAAAAAGCGAAGAAATTCCTTAGGTTTTGAAATGGCCAGTATCCCTCTGAATTCCATAAAATCTTTTCCATCAAGAATTCCTCCTCCAACTGCATCAAAGTCAGCCACTAtagcttcttcttcttcttcttcatcatcatcatcgatGCTGTCTTTATCATCTATTCCACAAGGTATTCTATCGATTCAAGAAAGACTAAGACGGAAAGCAAGTGTTAATGACAATAATGGACAATCATCATCGAGTTTTGCTGCGAGACCTCAATCAACTGTATCCAGATCCAATGAACTCCAAGAAGAATATTATTCACTAAATGAACTATACAAACAACAAGCTAGTCTGtatgaaaaattagagGTTGAATTGGGAAAACTAAAAGAGATTTATAAAAATTACTATTATAAAATTGACCTAATTAATGACTTGGTTCATCAAAAGCAGagtgaatttgaaatattggAGCATGATATTATCAATGATgttgaacaagaagaaaaattaacGTATTCCAAATTGcatgaaaataaaataaaactagATGGACAATTTAAAGAGTTGGAGTTTGAAAtgttaaatcaattggaaGATGCCAAACAATTTGACTTTAAGGAATTATTaaccaaaattgaaagtttAAAAACAGAAAAGATGACAGTGTTGTCTGAGTATGAAAAAGTTATGTCAGAAGTGAATGCCAAGTTGAATGCTGATAGAGAACAATTTAGCAAAGATTTAGAGGATAAACTTCAtccattaaataaaaataaacaattgataaatgatcaattgattaataaaaagGATGAATTGACTAAACTTGAAACAAATTACAATGAGCTTAAAGACCAACTTGCTGAAAGAAATGATTCTATAGACTCTATTAAACATGAGATTGCTAACATCGAACAAGAGATGAACAATTATCAAGCAACTAGGAAAAACTTGGAATTGAAACTATCAGAAGCCGAACTGGAATTACATGAAGCATTGGCTAAAGATAAACAGGAGCAAAGGGAATATGACAATGTTCGTTCTGAATATTCAGTACTACATTCCAAAATTGCCAAACATGACGAACATCGACGAATTTTGGAGAATTCAATCATGAAAATACAAGGAAAATTTAGAGTGTATGCCATTGGCGAAGATCTTGACACGTATAACAAATGTTTTGCGAAAGATACTCCATCTTCatttataattgatgaatttcaATGTTTAGTGCAGTCAACATTAAAAGGTCACAATGTAGCCATAATTAACAATTATCTTCGTGGGTCACAAATTGTCATTGACTCGTATAAGAACATTCAAAGACAACAGAAATATATTTACCAATGTATATCGATTAAAAATGGTGATAAAAATACTGATATTTgtgatttgttgaattctAATGCCCCAGTCGACTCGCTATTCCAGCACCAACAAATGGTCATTGACGATTTTGAccaatttaaacaaattgtcaaaaaaattgatgcCACATTATCGCAAGAAATCGCCATTCATATAATTTCAACAGATAAGtcaaaattaatgattattGATTGCTCAAGAATTGATCCAGACCAACAAGACAAGattcttgaaaaattcaaatccaaTAGCTCGCTTGggtttttggaaaaattacTTACTTGGATATACCATAATTGTTCTACATTATTCTTATACGAACCAAAAACTTCTCAATCAAATAGTCTActaaaatttatcaattctATAGATTCGCCTATTTAgtcaagaaaataaaaatacaatttttcttttttttaaaaaaagtcTCATAATGTTACATAGTCGACACTAAATCGTGCAATACCCATTTTAGTTCATCGGTGGTTCCAATATGAGCATCGGGTCTTAGGATTGGTGTAGAAACTGGTGCAGGTGTTTGTGCTGGGGCAGATGCTGGTGCCTGAGCAGATGTTTGTACTGGTGTCTGTGTTGCAGTAGGTGTTTGCAAAGGCTGGTTCGTGTCTGTCTTTTCTGATACTGCCGCCGTCGAATCTGTTTTGTTTACTACTGGCGAATTAGTGGTAGCACCAGCGGAAGAACCACCAGCACTACTACCTTTATTATTACCTGGCTTGGTAGTCCCAGTGGAAGCGTCATTGGTAGTGGCTGCTTGACGTTCTTTTGCAAGATACTCTATACTTTTGGGTGGCAAGTAATAATTCAAGTCATCATTAATCATGTCGTCATTCTCAAGCATAACGTTAGATAATCTCAATTTGGGACCTTCCGATTCGACTAAATGAGGATACATTTCCAATGTGTCATGCAAATCTTCAATACACAAGGTGATATCTTTGCTTGATGGTAACGCATTCTCGTTGCTAATATTCTGAGCGTCTTCGTTGGGTTTTATGTATGGGATATAATTATCATTGGTATATTTATTCTTCCGATATTTGGCAACATCAATAGCTGTTTCAACAATGTTCTTCAAATGTGATTCCAAACCCAATAGCATCACTTCCATCACCCCAGGGTTCAACCCACCAGTTAACCCATGCTCTCTCATGATCATTAACATCATTCTCGATAAATTATCATAATCAGGGATCTCGTAATTTTCAGTGGCTATTGGTGTATTTATCCCATTCAACACATCCTGCTGCCATTGAACCAAATTATTAACTTGCAATTGCTGTTGTTCTTTGTCCTGAATCATAGGGATCTTGGGTAAGATTGCATGTCTAGTCAAGATAATATCGGTGGCTATTTTACCCTTTTTACCACTATCTCGGGatatatcaattattcTTTTACGCTCTTTCACTGGTAATCCCATGATCACCGATTTGaatctttcaaattgaGTGTTTTTATTCTTCGTGACCTTACCAGCTTTTTTATTCCAGAAACCTGCAAACTCGGTTGATAAATCTGACGAATTATCCTTTAAACTATTGgcaaaatttaataaaagtAATTTGTTATGatatttcaacaaattcttcCCCTTTAATATGGGCGTTATCGTTGATATCAACTCAGCACGAGACAACTTCCCtatcaaaaacaaactcAAAGTTTCATGATACTTTTCCCAATTCTTACCtagtttattttgaaactcTCTTATTAATCGCTCTAGCTCTAACCGTTTATagctttttattttctttggtGAACCATTAGTGAGGTGAGTGGTAGTTGACGTGCCATGCGCTTGATGGGTTGGTTTAAGAGCAGCTaatccatttttcaaaggATTGATAGTAGTTGTAGAAGATCCATCAGCGATTTGAGATGTCATAATCAAAGAAATAGTAACTCAAATGTAAATTGCCAAAATAAAAGGTATTATTGGGGGGAATTTAATACcgataatgatttgatttacTTTGTTTGACAAGATAAAATAatgtattgaaaaaataaaaataatgcgttagatttaaatgaattgacGTGTGGCTAGATATGTCAGGAgtatatttatcaaatatacTATGTCTGGATAAAAATGGATAAATACTGACAGTTCTAGAAATGATGtaatgattgattgattgattgattgataaatgGATTGATTGATAGATGAAATTGACTTAAATAAAACTCTGGAGTATTCAAGTTTGCGTCGGTTCAGgcttgtttttttttcgttgtgtttttttttttggaggGGTCGTTGTTTGGTCTCTAGATTTCATAGATACTCTCTCACTTGAAAATCACAGGTAGCTATGGAACCAAGATAgattgaaagaaagaagtgCATTGGTAAGGTCAACATTTAAATAAACATAGTTGTGGGGCATCAGATACAATaactaaaaaataaacaggAACATGTTTGCTATACTCTGCAGATAATAACTAGAAGTTGAGATGGCGTAAACTGAATAAACCATATATACTCCAAAGTAGTATTGAGTATATTTAAGCTTGTGCACGACCTTTTTTATTCTGATTATAGTTGGACTATTCTTACACGCTTTACatcaattacaattgaTGGTTACAGTACTGGCAGTTATTGCATTActtgatttgttttcattaatgTTTCTTTAGTTTTTGATAGATTGCTATACACCAGATATCTGTATTAAATCACTTTGTGGTCTACATAAATAAAGAAAGATTAAATAAAGAAGgacaaaatattttatgaAATCGGCCCGAATCTATTAGccctattttttttttgtcctTGTCCCCTCTCATAATAACTATATTACTAATTTAATCACCATATATTAAAATCTCTTTACCAAACACATACATATTACTTTGATAAAAGagttattaatattattttgtggaaaaaaaaaacattaatccgaaaattaaattaaagtATTTTTCCAGGCAAAGAACTTATCGTTAAATTACAACTACATCCACAACGATAAGAAAAATTCTAAAGTgtaatcaaaacaaaaaaataaacgGTCTTAAATCcgtattaataataaaactcAGCTCTACTACGGCGGTTATTCTGTGTAGAAATGCGTGGTCCGAGTAATAGCAGCAACAATATTACCGAGAGTTTATAATtaccaaaacaataatgattatttcgtgcgaaaaaaaaaaaaaataaaataaataaaattatataataattgatgagTTTCTCCGCAAACTTTTCATAGTTTAATTTTCTGTACCAATACTAGCTATACACTCGGATTTCAAATGTCTCATGATGATTCAAATCTGAATTCAAACCCCAGCTCAAATCCAACCTCCAATCCTGTGTCAAAGCCGTCTGATATGGGCAGATCAAGCAACGACAGTGGCTCCGAACCATCAATACAACATTTTACGTTAGCCCCACTCGAACCACAAGGCGATGAAGAGGATATGGAAATGGGTGAGCCAATATCACGACAATCAACCTTTCTTGAGAGAGTACAATCTCGATATTCATTTTTCCACGAGAATTTGCGAGCTCAAAGAAAGGAATTGTCCATGAAATATCTTAAAATTTATCTAGTCATGGCCATTGGTTGCTTAGGAGTGTTTTCTATATATTGGGGTTCAATGTATCAAAGAGAAACCCGAAttaaaaacttgaaaatgTTGGTAGTtttagaagatgaagaaattaatggCATCCCTCCACTTTTTGGCAATCAGCTTCGTGATTTATTGGCCACCCCAACGGCTAGAACACTCGGCGATTGGAAAATATATAACACTAGCGAATTTGAAACTATTGCATCAAAACACAACAACACAATAAATGAAGAGGTCATTCgtcaaattcatcatcaaaattattggGCCTCGATATATGTCAAGCAAAATTCATCTTATAACATATACAATGCATTAGCCAATGGTAATCAGTACAATGTCAGTGACTCTGTGTATTGTTACTATGAAACAGGAAGACACCTAACTAGTGTTGGCCCATATGTGGTGGCATCTATAGATGCCATTCAAACTATGTGGTTGGATCAAAACCTGGTGATGAGGGACATTGTGAGAATTGGTAATATAACTCTTGACAATGCAAACTCGGTTGCTGTCGCCACTACCGCCTTGGCATTccaaataattgatatgAGACCATCTACTAGTGGAGTTTTAGTTGCAGCTTTACAAATTGGTCTTCTTTATCTTGTCATTGTTAgttttttcagtttcaatttttttgtcgATATACACCGATCAGTGGCATTAATGGTGAAGCAAAGAAACTTTTTACTTTATCGAGTTTTTGCATCAATCATATCGTATTTTGTTATCAGTTTAATGTTTGGTTTGGTTACTTTAGCGTTTCAAGTTGATTTTGCTGTTACATTTGGTAAATCTGGCTTCTTAGTTTACTGGATGGTAACATTTTTAACAATGTGGAGTGTTGGATTGGCTAACGAATTGGCCGCTATGCTCATACTTACTATCTATCCACCAATGGTTGGGTTTTGGTTGATCTTCTGggtaattataaatatcaCACCCACATTCACACCAATTGCTTTGTTACCTGAATTTTATCGGTATGGTTACGCCATGCCATTGCATAATgcttttgaaatttattctgttatttttttcaacacgTATAAGGGATTAATAGGAAGAAGCATTGGAATCATAATTGCATGGGTGGTATTTTTAACATTAATGGCACCAATAGTGGTGGTTTACTTTGGTAGCACTATGAGTAAAAAAGCTGCTGCTGCCGCTGCTGCTgcaaaaaaggaaaaggaaaagtCAAAGTAATTTGAActgatatttttaaaacGCTTATATAGGTATGTAATCATTTGAACTAATGTATCATTAACTTCAGTTTTCTcgtaaaagaaaaagaaaagaatcAGAGATGTCAATatacaaaaaacaaaggtGTATTCTAGACTCAAGTGATAGGATTTCTCGGTTGTTTCATTAGTAAAAGTTGAAAGGTCACAAGAAGTGCTGCTTATAAATATTCACCGTATTTGGATACAGTTTGCCCTTCTTTTAgtatcaaaacaaattgaaaaagaatatagTCTAACAGTTACACTTGTTAAGTACTTCGAAAAACTAAAAAGCTACCAAGTAGAAGTTACCAAGTTCACAACATAAAACACTCTACACTACACGTCATAGAAActcaaatataaaattcaTTGCTCCAGtccttttttcaataaaatcCCAGCATTTACAAAAAAGTATAAAACTATTGACTACTAAGTTGTATTTATTATGTGTTTAGTCAATTTTTTAGAACGATCGAATGAATAATCGAAATGTTTATATGACAATTCAGAACTAAAAAATATACCGCATTGACTACAGAGTTTAAACAGATGACATAACAAGAAGcttaaaaattcattatgATAAGTAAAgtttaaatattttaaagCTATTGGTATCGCAGATTTGAACCgcacaataataattcgTTATAAGAATGAAGCTACAAATGATAGAATTCTATCACCTCATTTTATACATAAACTGGGCCAGCTTCAGTCTAATCttgaaacaatttgatcaattcgATACTctatagaaaaaaaagactcTAAATGCTATATCtaaaatttggattttctTTATCTGTCAAGTCGGCGAACTCGTAGTTTTCAATATGACTCATATCAACTGGTGGTCTTGagtttcttttcttgttttcaATGTAATAAGAAACATAGATTGCAATCAATATAAACAATGAAACAAACccacaaacaacaatagcaaCTTTTGCTCCGGTGTAGCCTGGTGCTTGTGTACTGATAAATGTTTGTGGTCCAATTAAATTCCCAACACAATAAGCTATCAAGAACATGGCATTGGTGGTCACCTTCTTTGTATGCCCAGCAACGTTAGAAGATACACATGACAAACAGCAAATGAACCCAAGTGGCCCTAACAAATTAAGATAGAAACCAGCCAATCTTGCACTAGTGCCTTTGCAAAAAGCCAAGAGACAATTTGCTAAGACAGCAATAGATGTTGTAATAATACCCATCAACATACGTGATGGGAAAAATTTGCAAACCCAAGCAAACAAAACACACccaacaatttcaacagCTCCTTGGGGCATTTGTATCAAAAGCGATTTAGATGGGGTGTAACCAAAATCTTCGTTTAACAAAATGGTACCAAAACTTGTCAAGCCTCCATTTGGAATATTACCAGATAAggcaaacaaaaaaaacaaccaaGTTCTGTGATCAGTCAATGCTTCGATGAATTGATGCTTTTTGAAATGTGTGTTACCAAAACCTTGTTGATTAGTTCTTATACGTTCCACTACCATTAATTTTTCCTCGTCTGTTAAAAACCAAGCACCTGCTGGTGTGTCAGGGATATGAACCATAATTATGAATCCTAAGAATATCGTCAAACAACCAGTGACGACAAACACGAGTTTCCAAGCTGGTAAAGAATAGTttccattatttttaaataacCCATAAGCAATAGCCAGTCCTACAATAGTACCTATACCATTAGAAGCAAACCACCACGCAGTTCTAAGGAATTGTTCCTCCTTTCTGTACCATTGAGATGTAATAATAGTGAAGGCGGGTGTCACACTCAGTTCCAACATTCCCAAAATAGTTCTCAAGGCAACAAACCCTGGGTATTGGGGAACAGAATGCAAAGCCAATATCATCCCCCAAAGAATAATGAAAACTGACACTGTTTTAGCAACGGGGAATCGTTGCAAAAGCATTGAGGCTGGGAATTCAAAGACAAGATATCCCAAGTAAAATGCAGTAGCCGTCCAACTATACATGTCACCTTgcatttttaattcttttcttaaCCCAAGCACTGACGCATAACTTGTTGTTAATTTATCCATGAATTGAAAGCAATACAACAAGCACATAACGGGTAATAAGtacaaatcaatttttcgAAGTAATTTACTTGCCTGAACACTGTCTACCTCGATGGTTTCACCC
The sequence above is a segment of the Candida albicans SC5314 chromosome 3, complete sequence genome. Coding sequences within it:
- the DAL5 gene encoding allantoate permease (Allantoate permease; nitrogen catabolite repressed, induced in absence of preferred N sources; nitrogen source regulation requires Gat1; possibly essential gene (by UAU1 method); Hap43-repressed); this encodes MTEKKELENQTNIQPIISFTKEDIEDNKPHVLTTIISPSGKEIAITNDVDQAMKLALEHKGETIEVDSVQASKLLRKIDLYLLPVMCLLYCFQFMDKLTTSYASVLGLRKELKMQGDMYSWTATAFYLGYLVFEFPASMLLQRFPVAKTVSVFIILWGMILALHSVPQYPGFVALRTILGMLESSVTPAFTIITSQWYRKEEQFLRTAWWFASNGIGTIVGSAIAYGLFKNNGNYSLPAWKLVFVVTGCLTIFLGFIIMVHIPDTPAGAWFLTDEEKLMVVERIRTNQQGFGNTHFKKHQFIEALTDHRTWLFFLFALSGNIPNGGLTSFGTILLNEDFGYTPSKSLLIQMPQGAVEIVGCVLFAWVCKFFPSRMLMGIITTSIAVLANCLLAFCKGTSARLAGFYLNLLGPLGFICCLSCVSSNVAGHTKKVTTNAMFLIAYCVGNLIGPQTFISTQAPGYTGAKVAIVVCGFVSLFILIAIYVSYYIENKKRNSRPPVDMSHIENYEFADLTDKENPNFRYSI